Proteins encoded together in one Bos indicus isolate NIAB-ARS_2022 breed Sahiwal x Tharparkar chromosome 3, NIAB-ARS_B.indTharparkar_mat_pri_1.0, whole genome shotgun sequence window:
- the FOXO6 gene encoding forkhead box protein O6 translates to MAAKLRAHQVDVDPDFAPQSRPRSCTWPLPQPDLVGDEDGALGSGVAESAEDCGPERRATAPPMAPAPPLGAEVGPLRKAKSSRRNAWGNLSYADLITKAIESAPDKRLTLSQIYDWMVRYVPYFKDKGDSNSSAGWKNSIRHNLSLHTRFIRVQNEGTGKSSWWMLNPEGGKTGKTPRRRAVSMDNGAKFLRIKGKASKKKQLQAPERSPDDSPPGAPAPGPMPAAAKWATSPASHASDDYEAWADFRGGGRPLLGEAAELEDDEALEALAPSSPLMYPSPASALSPALGARCPGELPRLAELGGPLGLHGGGGGSAGLPEGLLDGSQDAYGPRARAGTPAYFGGCKGGAYGGGGGFGPPALGALRRLPMQTIQENKQASFPPAAAPYRPGALPALLPPPPPAPRPGPVLGAPGELALAGAAGTYPGKGVAPYAPPAPSRSALAHPISLMTLPGEAGATGLAPPGHAAVFGGPPGGLLLDALPGPYAAAAAGPLGAAPDRFPADLDLDMFSGSLECDVESIILNDFMDSDEMDFNFDSALPPPPPGLAGAPPPNQSWVPG, encoded by the exons ATGGCTGCGAAGCTGCGAGCGCATCAGGTGGACGTGGACCCGGACTTCGCGCCGCAGAGCCGGCCGCGCTCGTGTACCTGGCCCCTGCCGCAGCCCGACTTGGTCGGCGACGAGGACGGAGCGCTGGGTTCGGGGGTGGCCGAGAGCGCCGAGGACTGCGGGCCGGAGCGCCGGGCCACGGCCCCGCCGATGGCCCCAGCGCCGCCGCTGGGCGCGGAGGTCGGACCGCTGCGGAAAGCGAAGAGCTCTCGGCGGAACGCGTGGGGGAACCTGTCCTACGCCGACCTCATCACCAAAGCCATCGAGAGCGCCCCGGACAAGCGGCTCACGCTCTCGCAGATCTACGACTGGATGGTCCGTTACGTGCCCTACTTCAAGGATAAAGGCGACAGCAACAGCTCGGCCGGCTGGAAG AACTCCATCCGGCACAACCTGTCTCTGCACACCCGGTTTATCCGCGTGCAGAACGAGGGCACAGGCAAGAGTTCCTGGTGGATGCTGAACCCCGAGGGCGGCAAGACGGGCAAGACCCCGCGGCGCAGGGCCGTGTCCATGGACAACGGGGCCAAATTCCTGCGCATCAAGGGCAAAGCGAGCAAGAAGAAGCAGCTGCAGGCACCAGAGCGAAGCCCAGACGACAGCCCCCCGGGCGCGCCAGCCCCAGGGCCCATGCCTGCCGCGGCCAAGTGGGCCACGAGCCCAGCCTCGCACGCCAGCGACGACTACGAGGCGTGGGCCGACTTCCGCGGCGGTGGGAGACCCCTGCTCGGGGAGGCAGCTGAACTGGAAGACGACGAGGCCCTGGAGGCCCTGGCGCCGTCGTCGCCGCTTATGTACCCGAGCCCGGCGAGCGCGCTATCGCCCGCGCTGGGTGCGCGCTGCCCGGGGGAGCTGCCCCGCCTGGCTGAGCTGGGGGGCCCGCTGGGCCTgcacggcggcggcggcggcagcgcaGGGCTGCCCGAGGGGCTGCTGGACGGCTCGCAGGACGCGTACGGGCCGCGGGCCCGCGCCGGGACGCCCGCCTACTTCGGCGGCTGCAAGGGCGGTGCCtacggcgggggcgggggcttcGGGCCGCCAGCGCTGGGCGCTCTGCGCCGCCTGCCCATGCAGACCATCCAGGAGAACAAGCAGGCCAGCTTCCCGCCGGCCGCCGCGCCCTACCGCCCCGGGGCGCTGCCCGCGCTGTTGCCGCCGCCGCCACCCGCGCCCAGGCCCGGCCCCGTGCTTGGTGCACCCGGGGAGCTGGCGCTGGCGGGCGCTGCCGGCACCTACCCTGGCAAAGGGGTGGCCCCGTACGCGCCGCCGGCGCCCTCGCGCAGTGCCTTAGCCCACCCCATCAGCCTTATGACGCTGCCCGGCGAGGCGGGCGCGACGGGTCTGGCGCCGCCGGGACACGCGGCCGTCTTCGGGGGACCCCCCGGCGGCCTCCTGCTAGACGCGCTGCCCGGGCCGtacgccgccgccgccgccgggccgCTGGGTGCCGCGCCCGACCGCTTCCCGGCCGACCTGGACCTCGACATGTTCAGCGGGAGCCTCGAGTGCGACGTCGAGTCCATCATCCTCAACGACTTCATGGACAGCGACGAAATGGACTTCAACTTCGACTCGgccctgccgccgccgccgcccggcctGGCCGGAGCCCCGCCCCCTAACCAGAGCTGGGTGCCAGGCTGA